GCTTCTCGATCTTGACCACGTCGCCGACGGCGACCTTGTACTGCTTGCCGCCGGTCTTGACGATTGCATAGGTCGCCATCGCTGCTCCTGCCTCTTTCTAGCCTGTGCTGGCCTTGTTAAGGCCGCTTGCTCGGCGCTTCGCGCGCGTGCCACCGGCCGGTGTGTGGTGGTCTGGGGTGCGGGCGCGCCGATTGCCCGTGAATCCCGCCGTCGCCGGCCAAAGTCCTGGCGACAACTGTCCAAGGGTACGTGACCAGCGGCTACAGGGTCAAACCGGCCATGTCCGCGGACGAATATTCCTCCGGCGACACCGGCGAACTCGGCGAACACGTTCGGCGCGCGCGTCAAGGAAAAGGCTTTCCCCAGAATGAGCTCGCTAACCGCATCGGCGTCACCCGTATGACCATCTCCCGCCTCGAGCGAGGAGAATCCGTCAGCGTCGACACCGCGCTGCGCGCGCTGTCAGAGTGCGGCATCGCGCTCGCGCTGGCGCCAAAGTTTCCCGCGTGACGGTGCGCGATGGCGCGTAGGCACTTCATGTTTGGTTGGCGTTCACATCGCCCGGCTGAGTGAGCCGAGTAG
The nucleotide sequence above comes from Mycobacterium malmoense. Encoded proteins:
- a CDS encoding helix-turn-helix domain-containing protein; the protein is MTSGYRVKPAMSADEYSSGDTGELGEHVRRARQGKGFPQNELANRIGVTRMTISRLERGESVSVDTALRALSECGIALALAPKFPA